One segment of Arthrobacter sp. MMS18-M83 DNA contains the following:
- a CDS encoding adenylate kinase: MLIIGPPGSGKGTQAERISERLGVVAISTGDIFRANVKGETPLGIEAKKYMDAGDFVPDSVTNKMVRDRLSEGDVENGFLLDGYPRTTAQVEYLDQILAGTEEKLDVVLQLTADDEELVSRLLGRAKETGRSDDNEAVIRHRLDLYHEQTEAVVAKYAERGILTKVDGIGGIDEVTDRVLLAIEAAKAV; this comes from the coding sequence ATGCTGATCATTGGACCTCCGGGTTCGGGCAAGGGAACGCAGGCTGAGCGGATTTCCGAGCGCCTGGGCGTAGTCGCCATTTCCACGGGCGATATCTTCCGTGCAAACGTCAAGGGCGAAACCCCCCTGGGTATCGAAGCCAAGAAGTACATGGACGCCGGCGATTTCGTTCCGGACAGCGTGACCAACAAGATGGTCCGGGACCGCTTGAGCGAAGGCGACGTCGAAAACGGCTTCCTGCTTGACGGTTACCCACGCACCACCGCCCAGGTGGAATACCTGGACCAGATCCTTGCCGGCACCGAAGAGAAGCTCGACGTCGTGCTTCAGCTCACGGCTGACGACGAGGAACTTGTTTCGCGCTTGCTGGGACGCGCCAAGGAGACCGGGCGCTCGGACGACAACGAAGCTGTCATCCGCCACCGCCTGGACCTCTACCACGAGCAGACGGAAGCCGTGGTGGCCAAGTACGCCGAACGTGGCATCCTGACCAAGGTTGATGGCATTGGCGGCATCGACGAGGTCACTGACCGCGTGTTGCTGGCCATCGAGGCGGCCAAGGCGGTTTAG
- the map gene encoding type I methionyl aminopeptidase, with product MAFGQPRIEYKTNEQMRKMHEAGLVLSSALDAAVGAAKPGVTTREIDAVFAAVLIDAGAKSNFLGYHGFPATICTSVNEEVVHGIPGDRVLQDGDIISIDGGAIVDGWHSDSARTVIVGTADPEDQRLSDVTQAAMWRGIAALAKGKFVGDIGNAVDDYVSSVPGKPLGILEDYVGHGIGSEMHMAPDVLNFRTTHRGPKIRPGLCLAIEPMLVRGGIETATLDDDWTVVTTDGKRSCQWEHSVAVHENGIWVLSAPDGGAEQLVPLGVVPVPIP from the coding sequence ATGGCGTTCGGCCAGCCCCGCATCGAATACAAGACCAACGAGCAAATGCGCAAGATGCACGAGGCCGGATTGGTCCTTAGCAGCGCCCTCGACGCGGCCGTTGGTGCTGCGAAACCCGGTGTCACCACGCGGGAGATCGACGCCGTCTTCGCGGCGGTTCTGATCGACGCTGGAGCCAAGTCCAACTTCCTCGGGTACCACGGCTTCCCTGCCACCATCTGCACCTCCGTCAACGAGGAAGTAGTCCACGGCATCCCCGGTGACCGCGTCCTGCAGGACGGGGACATCATTTCGATTGACGGCGGTGCGATTGTTGATGGTTGGCACTCCGACTCCGCAAGGACCGTGATAGTTGGCACTGCCGACCCCGAAGACCAGAGGCTCTCGGACGTCACCCAGGCCGCCATGTGGCGTGGAATCGCCGCGTTGGCCAAGGGCAAGTTCGTCGGCGACATCGGAAACGCCGTGGACGACTACGTCTCTTCCGTGCCGGGGAAACCGCTGGGCATCTTGGAAGACTACGTTGGACACGGCATCGGTTCCGAGATGCATATGGCCCCTGACGTCTTGAACTTTCGCACCACGCATCGAGGCCCCAAGATCCGGCCGGGATTGTGCCTCGCTATCGAACCCATGCTCGTCCGTGGCGGCATCGAAACCGCCACCCTCGACGACGATTGGACTGTGGTGACCACCGACGGCAAGCGTTCGTGCCAATGGGAGCACTCGGTCGCCGTCCACGAAAATGGCATCTGGGTGCTTTCCGCCCCCGACGGCGGCGCAGAGCAGTTGGTGCCGCTCGGCGTCGTGCCCGTTCCGATTCCCTGA
- a CDS encoding ABC transporter substrate-binding protein, which yields MAMNLDRRNFLGLAGLGVGAAALAACGGPSTGGSVASSAPSDIDFTGVKAAGSFDFWTSHPGQSQTVEQSIIDKFQAKFPDIKVNLVTAGANYEEIAQKFQTSQAAKSALPGLVVLSDVWWFRYYTNGNIIPLDGLIKQLDVKIDDFQKSLVADYQYANKQWALPYGRSTPLFYYNKDHFKAAGLPDRAPKTWQEFAEWAPKLQASSGAKYAYIYPALAGYAGWTLQNNLWGWGGSWSNGWTFNCDSTESVAALQWAQDSIYKDKWAGVSSKNAADDFAAGITSTTISSTGDLLGVLKSAKFNVGVGFMPGGPKAETNVCPTGGAGLGIPSGVSKEVQLAAATFLKFMTEPENTAAFSAATGYMPTRVSADMTAVLAKTPQIKTAMDQLAVTKVQDNARVFLPGADQEMAKAAAKILTQQGDVKATMTDLKATLDGIYTKDVKPKLKS from the coding sequence ATGGCAATGAATCTTGACCGTAGAAACTTCCTGGGGCTCGCCGGACTTGGAGTCGGCGCCGCAGCTCTGGCGGCCTGCGGCGGTCCGTCGACCGGCGGCAGCGTTGCAAGCAGCGCACCCTCTGACATCGACTTCACCGGTGTCAAGGCAGCCGGCTCGTTCGACTTCTGGACCAGCCACCCCGGACAGTCCCAGACCGTCGAGCAATCCATCATCGACAAATTCCAGGCGAAGTTCCCGGACATCAAGGTGAACCTCGTGACGGCAGGGGCCAACTACGAGGAAATCGCCCAGAAGTTCCAGACGTCGCAGGCTGCTAAGTCAGCCCTCCCCGGCCTCGTGGTCCTCTCCGACGTCTGGTGGTTCCGCTACTACACCAACGGCAACATCATTCCGTTGGACGGACTCATCAAGCAGTTGGACGTCAAAATTGATGACTTCCAGAAGTCCCTCGTAGCGGACTACCAGTACGCCAACAAGCAGTGGGCGCTCCCCTACGGCCGGTCCACCCCGCTCTTCTACTACAACAAGGACCACTTCAAAGCCGCTGGCCTTCCGGACCGGGCGCCGAAGACCTGGCAGGAATTTGCCGAGTGGGCCCCCAAGCTCCAGGCCAGCTCGGGCGCGAAGTACGCCTACATCTACCCGGCCCTCGCCGGATACGCCGGCTGGACACTCCAGAACAACCTGTGGGGCTGGGGCGGTAGCTGGTCCAATGGGTGGACCTTCAACTGCGATTCCACTGAGTCCGTCGCGGCACTGCAATGGGCCCAGGACTCGATCTACAAGGACAAGTGGGCTGGAGTCTCCTCCAAAAACGCCGCGGACGACTTCGCAGCAGGGATTACGTCCACCACAATCTCCTCCACCGGTGACCTGCTGGGCGTGCTGAAGTCCGCGAAGTTCAACGTCGGCGTCGGCTTCATGCCCGGTGGCCCCAAGGCTGAAACCAACGTCTGCCCCACCGGCGGCGCCGGCCTCGGCATTCCCAGCGGCGTCAGCAAAGAGGTCCAGCTCGCCGCTGCCACCTTCCTGAAATTCATGACCGAACCGGAAAACACCGCGGCCTTCTCCGCCGCAACGGGCTACATGCCCACCCGTGTTTCCGCGGACATGACCGCAGTCCTCGCCAAGACTCCCCAGATCAAGACGGCCATGGATCAGCTCGCTGTCACCAAGGTGCAGGACAACGCCCGAGTGTTCCTACCCGGTGCCGATCAGGAGATGGCCAAGGCTGCCGCGAAGATCCTCACCCAGCAGGGCGACGTGAAGGCGACCATGACGGACCTCAAGGCAACCCTCGACGGAATCTACACCAAGGACGTGAAGCCCAAGCTCAAGAGCTAA
- a CDS encoding carbohydrate ABC transporter permease, which translates to MSTLSPVSPNPATGVGTLKAPDGGPELPVRRDRPFSRANLVQTLAGGYIPLIVATLVVVLPLLWMLLSSFKQPGEIVTTDLKILPQGLNLENYHTAMTTVPFARFFLNSLIVTAVGSTVKVILAILTAYALVFVRFPFKNVIFVVILVALMVPPQVSILPNYILIAGMGGKNTLWGIILPGLGTAFGTFLLRQHFKTLPGSILEAAEIDGAGHWRRLWQVVVPVSLPSIATVALVTVVSEWNDYIWPLIITDRPETMTLPVGLTLLQNSEGNGAGWGILMAGAVLVIIPILLVFAALQRYIVAGLTQGSVTG; encoded by the coding sequence ATGAGCACGCTCTCTCCCGTCAGTCCCAACCCCGCCACCGGCGTCGGGACCCTGAAAGCTCCCGACGGCGGTCCGGAGCTCCCCGTGCGGCGCGACCGGCCGTTCTCCCGCGCAAACCTTGTCCAGACGCTGGCCGGAGGCTACATCCCGTTGATCGTGGCCACCCTGGTGGTGGTCCTGCCGCTGTTGTGGATGCTGCTGAGTTCCTTCAAGCAGCCCGGCGAGATCGTCACCACGGATCTCAAAATCCTGCCGCAAGGCTTGAACCTCGAGAACTACCACACTGCCATGACCACGGTGCCGTTCGCGCGGTTCTTCCTGAACAGCCTGATCGTCACCGCCGTGGGCTCCACGGTGAAGGTGATCCTGGCGATCCTGACGGCTTACGCCCTGGTATTTGTCCGGTTCCCGTTCAAAAATGTCATCTTCGTTGTGATCCTCGTGGCCCTGATGGTGCCGCCGCAGGTGTCGATCCTCCCTAACTACATCCTGATCGCGGGAATGGGCGGCAAGAACACCCTGTGGGGAATCATCCTTCCGGGTCTCGGCACAGCCTTCGGAACCTTTCTCCTTCGGCAGCATTTCAAGACGCTTCCGGGGTCAATCCTCGAAGCCGCAGAAATCGACGGCGCGGGTCATTGGCGCAGGCTATGGCAAGTCGTCGTCCCCGTGTCGCTCCCCTCCATCGCCACCGTGGCCCTCGTCACCGTGGTGAGCGAATGGAACGACTACATCTGGCCGTTGATCATCACGGACCGGCCGGAAACCATGACCCTCCCGGTCGGCCTGACCCTGCTCCAGAACTCAGAAGGAAACGGCGCCGGTTGGGGGATCTTGATGGCCGGGGCAGTCCTGGTGATCATCCCCATCCTCCTGGTCTTCGCGGCGTTGCAACGCTACATCGTTGCCGGGCTCACCCAGGGCAGCGTCACCGGCTAG
- a CDS encoding carbohydrate ABC transporter permease: protein MTRQLTGSPAAPAQTVPVPQRRGRWSGRTRRDFFVFLALALPNLALIAVFTYLPLINNMYYSTLDWTLGSASATVVGFENYINFFTSSDAPQVLGTTLIFTVVTVGGSMVLGLLVALALNANVRGTTFARSAVFAPYVLSGVGVGLVWLFIFDPGYGVLSWLLRGLGQQSPQWINDPQLSLVMVIIVYVWKNLGYCAVVYLAGLQSLPKDVMEAASLDGANGFRRFMSISVPLLSPTTFFLLITTMISSLQAFDLIRIMTPLGNGTSTLIYEAYLQAFGAYNRAGYSAAVSVVLFAILLIITVLQLRFVERKVHYS, encoded by the coding sequence ATGACAAGACAATTGACAGGCAGCCCCGCGGCCCCCGCGCAGACTGTCCCGGTCCCCCAGCGCCGGGGACGTTGGTCCGGCCGAACCCGTCGCGACTTCTTCGTGTTCCTAGCACTGGCGTTGCCGAACTTGGCGCTGATCGCGGTGTTCACGTATCTGCCCTTGATCAACAACATGTATTACTCAACCCTTGACTGGACCTTGGGCTCAGCGTCGGCCACCGTTGTGGGCTTTGAGAACTACATCAACTTCTTCACCAGCTCCGACGCCCCGCAAGTACTCGGCACCACCCTCATCTTCACAGTGGTCACTGTCGGCGGTTCCATGGTGCTGGGCCTGCTGGTGGCCCTGGCCTTGAACGCGAACGTGCGCGGCACCACCTTTGCGCGCTCTGCCGTCTTTGCCCCCTACGTCCTCAGCGGCGTGGGTGTTGGCCTCGTGTGGCTGTTCATCTTCGACCCTGGTTACGGCGTGCTGTCCTGGTTGCTCCGGGGCCTTGGCCAGCAAAGCCCCCAGTGGATCAACGATCCGCAGCTCTCCCTCGTGATGGTCATCATCGTCTACGTCTGGAAGAACCTGGGCTACTGCGCCGTCGTGTACCTCGCGGGGCTCCAGTCGCTCCCGAAGGACGTCATGGAGGCAGCTTCCCTGGATGGCGCCAACGGCTTCCGCCGCTTCATGAGCATTTCCGTTCCGCTGCTCTCGCCCACCACGTTCTTCCTGCTGATCACTACGATGATCAGCTCGCTGCAGGCCTTCGACCTGATCCGCATCATGACGCCGCTGGGCAACGGCACCAGCACGCTGATCTACGAGGCCTATCTTCAGGCCTTCGGAGCCTACAACCGCGCCGGATACTCCGCCGCCGTCTCAGTGGTGCTCTTCGCCATCCTGCTCATCATCACCGTGCTCCAGCTGCGGTTCGTCGAACGGAAGGTGCACTACTCATGA
- a CDS encoding P1 family peptidase, which produces MTSKITDVPGIRVGHVQWIGDGWLSGVTVVLPPPGTVGSVDVRGGGPGTHETDALDPTTLVSTVDAVVLTGGSAFGLIAAHGAQRWCEEQGRGFAVPGGVVPIVPAAAIFDLGRGGDFAARPDETMGYAAAAAAAASSEHADVGRGNVGAGTGAVIGRGAFKGGVGTSSITLDNGVLVGALAVVNALGMPFGTSPHRAAPANTNPGAPPALNTTLVVVATNAVLDPAECKRTASAAHAGLARALSPSHTLADGDTVFALATGAVGLDRSSDQARQVSLITLQSAAADAVRLAVLDGVASAETTTTAAGTFPSYGAV; this is translated from the coding sequence ATGACTTCCAAGATCACCGATGTGCCAGGAATCCGGGTGGGACATGTCCAGTGGATCGGCGATGGCTGGCTGAGCGGGGTGACCGTGGTCCTTCCGCCGCCGGGGACAGTTGGATCGGTGGATGTGCGCGGCGGCGGTCCGGGCACGCACGAGACGGATGCGCTTGACCCCACCACCCTGGTGTCCACAGTCGATGCTGTGGTGCTCACGGGTGGGAGCGCCTTCGGGTTGATCGCGGCCCACGGTGCCCAGCGATGGTGCGAAGAGCAGGGGCGCGGTTTCGCCGTGCCCGGGGGAGTGGTGCCGATCGTTCCCGCCGCGGCAATCTTCGACTTGGGTCGCGGCGGCGACTTCGCCGCCCGACCGGACGAAACCATGGGTTATGCAGCGGCCGCCGCGGCTGCGGCCTCAAGCGAGCACGCCGACGTCGGACGCGGAAACGTCGGCGCCGGCACCGGTGCCGTGATTGGCCGTGGCGCGTTCAAAGGAGGAGTGGGCACGTCCTCCATCACCCTGGACAACGGAGTGCTGGTGGGTGCGCTCGCAGTGGTGAACGCGCTGGGGATGCCCTTTGGCACGTCCCCACATCGCGCGGCGCCCGCTAACACCAATCCGGGGGCGCCCCCGGCGTTGAACACCACGCTTGTTGTCGTGGCTACCAATGCCGTCCTCGACCCCGCTGAATGCAAGCGCACTGCGAGTGCGGCACACGCCGGCCTCGCACGGGCGCTGAGTCCTTCCCATACCCTCGCCGACGGCGACACTGTGTTCGCGTTGGCGACGGGCGCCGTCGGGCTTGACCGCAGTTCGGATCAAGCGAGGCAGGTTTCGCTCATCACGCTGCAAAGTGCCGCGGCAGACGCCGTGCGCCTGGCTGTCCTCGACGGCGTCGCGTCCGCGGAAACCACGACGACGGCGGCAGGGACCTTCCCGTCCTACGGCGCGGTTTAG
- the infA gene encoding translation initiation factor IF-1 gives MAKKDGVIEIEGVVTEALPNAMFRVELTNKHIVLAHISGKMRQHYIRILPEDRVVVELSPYDLTRGRIVYRYK, from the coding sequence ATGGCCAAGAAGGACGGGGTCATTGAGATCGAGGGCGTTGTGACTGAGGCGCTGCCCAATGCGATGTTTCGCGTTGAGCTCACCAACAAGCACATCGTTCTTGCACACATCTCGGGGAAGATGCGACAGCACTACATCAGGATTCTTCCTGAGGACCGCGTAGTGGTGGAGCTGAGCCCTTACGACCTCACACGTGGTCGCATCGTCTACCGCTACAAGTAA
- the rpmJ gene encoding 50S ribosomal protein L36 → MKVKPSVKQICDKCKVIRRNGRVMVICENPRHKQRQG, encoded by the coding sequence ATGAAGGTCAAGCCGAGCGTTAAGCAGATCTGCGACAAGTGCAAAGTGATCCGCCGTAATGGCCGGGTCATGGTGATCTGCGAGAACCCGCGCCACAAGCAGCGCCAGGGCTAA
- the rpsM gene encoding 30S ribosomal protein S13 — MARLAGVDIPREKRLEIALTYIYGVGKTRAHETLAATGISADVRVKDLTDAELVQLRDYIEGNYKVEGDLRREVAADIRRKVEIGSYEGLRHRKGLPVRGQRTKTNARTRKGPKRTVAGKKKAGR; from the coding sequence ATGGCTCGTCTCGCTGGCGTAGACATTCCCCGCGAAAAGCGGTTGGAAATTGCGCTTACTTACATCTACGGCGTGGGCAAGACCCGTGCACACGAAACCCTGGCTGCCACCGGCATCAGCGCTGACGTTCGCGTCAAGGACCTGACTGACGCCGAGCTGGTCCAGCTGCGTGACTACATTGAAGGCAACTACAAGGTTGAGGGTGACCTTCGCCGCGAAGTAGCAGCAGATATCCGCCGCAAGGTTGAGATCGGCAGCTACGAAGGCCTGCGTCACCGCAAGGGCCTGCCCGTACGCGGTCAGCGTACGAAGACCAACGCTCGTACCCGCAAGGGCCCGAAGCGTACCGTCGCCGGCAAGAAGAAAGCCGGCCGCTAG
- the rpsK gene encoding 30S ribosomal protein S11 gives MPPKTRGAVRKPRKKDKKNIALGQAHIKSTFNNTIVSITDPNGAVISWASAGEVGFKGSRKSTPFAAQMAAEAAAKRAQEHGLRKVDVFVKGPGSGRETAIRSLQAAGLEVGSIQDVTPSAHNGCRPPKRRRV, from the coding sequence ATGCCCCCGAAGACTCGTGGCGCGGTTCGCAAGCCGCGTAAGAAGGACAAGAAGAATATCGCGCTTGGCCAGGCGCACATCAAGAGCACCTTTAACAACACCATCGTGTCCATCACGGACCCGAACGGTGCTGTAATCTCCTGGGCTTCCGCCGGTGAGGTTGGATTCAAGGGCTCCCGTAAGTCCACCCCGTTCGCCGCCCAGATGGCTGCCGAGGCTGCTGCAAAGCGCGCCCAGGAGCACGGTCTGCGCAAGGTCGACGTATTCGTCAAGGGACCGGGATCCGGACGCGAGACCGCAATCCGTTCGCTGCAGGCCGCTGGCCTCGAGGTTGGCTCCATCCAGGACGTCACCCCCAGCGCCCACAACGGTTGCCGCCCGCCGAAGCGCCGCCGCGTCTAA
- a CDS encoding DNA-directed RNA polymerase subunit alpha translates to MLIAQRPTLSEEVVSENRSRFIIEPLEPGFGYTLGNSLRRTLLSSIPGAAVTSIRIDGVLHEFTTVPGVKEDVTEIILNIKSLSVSSEHDEPVVAYLRKQGPGVVTAADIAPPAGVEFHNPDLHIATLNSKGKFELELTIERGRGYVSAAQNKSGDSEIGRIPVDSIYSPVLKVTFRVEATRVEQRTDFDKLIVDVETKQAIAPRDAVASAGTTLVELFGLARELNTAAEGIEIGPSPTDAALAADMALPIEDLDLTVRSYNCLKREGIHTVGELVARSEADLMDIRNFGAKSIDEVKAKLVELGLSLKDSPPGFDLAARAAAIEEDDAAFSDDEL, encoded by the coding sequence GTGCTCATTGCACAGCGCCCCACTCTGTCTGAAGAAGTAGTCTCCGAGAACCGCTCGCGTTTCATCATTGAACCGCTGGAACCTGGCTTCGGCTACACCCTCGGAAACTCCCTCCGCCGTACCCTGCTCTCTTCCATCCCCGGTGCTGCTGTAACCAGCATCCGGATCGATGGCGTGCTGCACGAGTTCACGACGGTTCCGGGTGTCAAGGAAGATGTCACTGAGATCATCCTGAACATCAAGAGCCTCTCCGTGTCCTCCGAGCACGATGAGCCGGTTGTTGCATACCTGCGCAAGCAGGGCCCCGGAGTCGTCACCGCCGCGGACATCGCTCCACCGGCCGGCGTCGAATTCCACAACCCGGATCTGCACATTGCCACGCTGAACTCGAAGGGCAAGTTCGAACTCGAACTGACCATCGAACGCGGCCGCGGCTACGTTTCGGCAGCTCAGAACAAGTCCGGCGACTCCGAGATCGGCCGCATTCCGGTCGACTCGATCTACTCGCCGGTCCTGAAGGTGACTTTCCGCGTGGAAGCCACCCGTGTTGAGCAGCGCACTGACTTCGACAAGCTGATTGTCGACGTCGAGACCAAGCAGGCTATCGCCCCGCGCGACGCCGTTGCCTCGGCAGGCACCACCCTGGTGGAGCTGTTCGGTCTGGCCCGCGAGCTGAACACCGCAGCTGAAGGTATCGAGATTGGCCCGTCGCCGACGGATGCTGCCTTGGCAGCGGACATGGCACTGCCGATCGAGGATCTGGACCTCACCGTCCGTTCCTACAACTGCCTCAAGCGTGAGGGCATCCACACCGTGGGTGAACTCGTTGCCCGCTCCGAGGCTGACCTGATGGACATCCGTAACTTCGGTGCGAAGTCCATCGATGAGGTCAAGGCAAAGCTGGTTGAACTGGGCCTGTCCCTCAAGGACTCGCCTCCCGGTTTCGACCTGGCAGCCCGCGCCGCAGCCATCGAAGAGGACGACGCCGCGTTCAGCGACGACGAGCTCTAA
- the rplQ gene encoding 50S ribosomal protein L17: MPTPTKGPRLGGGPAHERLMLANLAAALFEHKRITTTVTKAKRLKPYAERLVTFAKRGDLSSRRRVLGLISDKGIVHELFTDIAGAVANRDGGYTRITKIGNRKGDNAPMAVIELVLEPVSPKQAVVAEATAAAKRDAEKAAPAAEEAAPVAEEEVVETETAETEAVETEAPEAEAAETEKAPAAEEKK; this comes from the coding sequence ATGCCTACCCCCACTAAGGGTCCGCGCCTCGGAGGCGGTCCGGCTCACGAGCGCCTGATGCTCGCGAACCTGGCAGCAGCGCTGTTCGAGCACAAGCGCATCACCACGACGGTCACCAAGGCCAAGCGCCTGAAGCCGTACGCGGAGCGCCTCGTGACCTTCGCCAAGCGCGGCGACCTGTCCTCCCGCCGTCGCGTGCTCGGCCTGATCAGCGACAAGGGCATCGTCCACGAGCTGTTCACCGACATCGCCGGCGCCGTTGCCAACCGCGATGGTGGCTACACCCGCATCACCAAGATCGGCAACCGCAAGGGCGACAACGCTCCCATGGCTGTCATCGAACTGGTTCTTGAGCCGGTTTCCCCGAAGCAGGCTGTAGTTGCCGAGGCTACTGCCGCTGCCAAGCGCGACGCTGAGAAGGCTGCTCCGGCTGCCGAAGAAGCCGCTCCGGTCGCCGAGGAAGAGGTTGTTGAGACCGAAACCGCCGAGACTGAAGCCGTTGAGACTGAGGCTCCTGAAGCTGAAGCCGCTGAAACCGAAAAGGCTCCGGCTGCTGAGGAAAAGAAGTAA
- a CDS encoding tRNA pseudouridine synthase A, whose amino-acid sequence MNDRKPAAPVLGGGGFLRVRMDLSYDGGPFNGWALQPGLRTVQGSLEEGLALIVRRPVRVTVAGRTDAGVHARGQVVHIDLSEGEWSGLPRGHEIDPAAALLRRLRGALSRVLQDETGAIEVHDVGLAPDGFDARFSALWRRYSYRIADGPERWDPVLRRLTLWHKSALDEGTMNEGAAALLGLQDFRAYCKPREGATTIRELQRLEFIRGSDGVLVANVQADAFCHNMVRALVGSALRVGERLESPEWLHERLLAGVRDAKSVLAAPHPLVLEEVAYPSDDELFARAELTRARRE is encoded by the coding sequence ATGAACGATCGAAAACCCGCTGCCCCCGTTTTGGGGGGCGGCGGGTTTTTGCGTGTCCGGATGGATCTTTCGTACGACGGCGGCCCTTTCAATGGTTGGGCCCTGCAGCCGGGTCTGCGGACAGTGCAGGGTTCACTCGAGGAGGGGCTGGCGTTGATCGTGCGGCGTCCCGTGCGGGTCACCGTGGCTGGCCGCACCGACGCCGGTGTGCACGCACGGGGACAAGTGGTGCACATCGATCTTTCCGAGGGCGAGTGGAGCGGGCTACCGCGGGGCCATGAAATCGATCCCGCCGCTGCGCTGCTCCGGAGGCTTCGTGGAGCGCTGAGCCGCGTCCTGCAGGATGAAACCGGCGCCATTGAAGTGCACGACGTCGGACTCGCGCCTGACGGCTTTGACGCCCGGTTCTCGGCACTGTGGCGCCGTTACAGCTACCGGATTGCCGATGGCCCGGAACGCTGGGACCCTGTCCTGCGCAGGTTGACGTTGTGGCACAAGTCCGCGTTGGACGAGGGCACGATGAACGAGGGTGCCGCGGCGCTGTTGGGGCTCCAGGACTTCCGCGCATACTGCAAGCCCCGCGAGGGAGCCACCACAATTCGAGAACTGCAGCGGCTTGAGTTCATCCGCGGCAGCGATGGCGTGCTCGTTGCCAACGTGCAGGCCGATGCCTTTTGCCACAACATGGTGCGTGCCTTGGTGGGATCGGCATTGCGTGTGGGGGAACGCCTGGAAAGTCCGGAGTGGCTGCACGAGCGGCTGCTTGCGGGGGTGAGGGATGCCAAGTCGGTGCTGGCCGCGCCCCATCCCCTGGTGCTTGAAGAAGTGGCCTACCCGTCCGACGACGAACTGTTTGCGCGGGCTGAGCTGACCCGGGCCCGGCGGGAGTAG
- a CDS encoding type II secretion system F family protein: MSPIAWLFVALIVVPIAGMAWSFISVDRAGLATVRSNLRRSSGRPQQAGPESQRIPFKELGVRFTPKGYVGWLDKLLARAGRPAGMPLERLLIAKPALALVAGLLGLYFFLRAPSGPGFLLYLFVVALFYLVPDVMIHSRGAKRQEAIQLELPNTLDQMLISVEAGLGFEAAMSRAGQNGSGPLASEILRTLQDMQAGRSRKEAYLALANRADVPELRSFVRAVVQADIYGIAIAKVLRTQASQMRVKRRQRAEEKAMKLPIKVLFPLMLCILPVLFIVIMGPAAINVMNNFVGAF, from the coding sequence ATGAGTCCTATTGCATGGCTTTTCGTAGCACTGATTGTCGTTCCCATCGCAGGAATGGCTTGGTCCTTCATTTCGGTCGACCGTGCCGGGCTGGCTACCGTCCGATCGAATTTGAGACGAAGTTCAGGACGGCCTCAACAAGCGGGGCCCGAATCCCAGCGGATCCCTTTCAAGGAACTTGGCGTTCGTTTCACGCCCAAGGGATACGTCGGTTGGCTGGACAAGCTCCTCGCCCGGGCCGGTCGTCCGGCGGGAATGCCGTTGGAGCGGCTCCTCATTGCCAAACCGGCACTTGCGCTCGTTGCCGGGCTTCTGGGCCTCTACTTCTTCCTCCGCGCACCTAGCGGACCGGGCTTCCTGCTGTACCTATTCGTCGTTGCGTTGTTCTACCTGGTGCCGGATGTCATGATCCACAGCCGTGGGGCGAAGCGCCAGGAAGCCATTCAATTGGAACTCCCGAACACCCTCGACCAGATGCTGATTTCGGTGGAGGCCGGCCTGGGATTCGAGGCAGCGATGTCAAGGGCCGGTCAGAATGGATCCGGCCCCCTGGCCTCGGAAATCCTGCGTACTTTGCAGGACATGCAGGCTGGGCGCAGCCGCAAAGAGGCATATCTGGCTCTCGCCAACCGTGCGGACGTTCCGGAATTACGAAGCTTTGTGCGGGCAGTGGTCCAGGCTGACATCTACGGAATCGCCATAGCCAAGGTCCTTCGGACACAGGCCTCGCAGATGCGCGTCAAGCGTCGTCAGCGCGCTGAAGAGAAGGCAATGAAGCTTCCGATCAAGGTGCTGTTCCCGCTCATGTTGTGCATACTCCCCGTGCTCTTCATTGTGATCATGGGGCCCGCCGCCATTAACGTCATGAACAACTTCGTGGGTGCATTCTGA